One genomic window of Cololabis saira isolate AMF1-May2022 chromosome 3, fColSai1.1, whole genome shotgun sequence includes the following:
- the LOC133440940 gene encoding tumor necrosis factor receptor superfamily member 11B-like, whose amino-acid sequence MSTRTVTSNPAMKLMLLFTASLSWAFQPQAVPPKYQYRDPLTSDLLFCDQCPPGTAVKRHCTADTPTECQPCPERHFAENWHWGDTCQYCTSVCKERQLVKQQCNSTHDQLCECAPGFHLVVEFCIAHVTCLPGYGVTALGTPVSDTVCEGCPDGYFSTGGTSTEPCRPHKSCSELGLKTLRWGTSTSDSLCGSKEKPTLECFQHPTVCHNDVTLCEDAVFQSLASLQLSSVPLERLLESLPGQRVDHKSLERLKKSCSPQQQVLQLLRLWKEQNKDQDKLYGIIQGVNHCERKVSRCNNLRNLTVDDLMKVTNSLPGIRVQEVDVQAVVSTCLPRQYILQVLHLWKAANYNLDVAKGLSHSLRVLRSQGAPRYLLKGLKKISRIIGTTSARKMYEKMFVNMLQDESCFKAHKPLNE is encoded by the exons ATGAGCACACGGACAGTGACATCCAACCCGGCCATGAAACTAATGTTG CTCTTCACTGCATCACTTTCCTGGGCCTTTCAGCCGCAAGCTGTGCCACCAAAGTACCAATATCGAGACCCTCTGACGTCCGACCTTTTATTTTGCGACCAGTGCCCACCCGGCACAGCCGTGAAACGACACTGCACCGCAGATACGCCCACTGAGTGCCAGCCCTGCCCAGAGAGGCATTTTGCTGAGAACTGGCATTGGGGAGACACGTGCCAATATTGTACTTCG GTGTGCAAAGAGAGACAACTAGTGAAGCAGCAGTGCAACAGCACACACGACCAGCTGTGTGAGTGTGCTCCAGGTTTCCACCTCGTAGTGGAATTCTGCATTGCACATGTTACCTGTCTGCCGGGCTATGGAGTGACAGCTTTAG GTACACCGGTGAGTGACACTGTCTGTGAGGGCTGTCCCGACGGTTATTTCTCCACAGGTGGTACGTCCACCGAGCCATGTCGACCCCATAAAAGCTGCTCAGAGTTGGGACTGAAGACCCTGAGGTGGGGCACGTCTACTTCAGACAGCCTCTGTGGCTCGAAGGAGAAGCCAACACTCGAGTGCTTTCAGCATCCTACTGTGTGCCATAATG ATGTGACTCTGTGTGAGGATGCGGTCTTCCAGTCGTTAGCCTCGCTGCAACTTTCCTCAGTGCCCCTGGAGCGACTGCTGGAGAGTCTTCCTGGACAGAGGGTGGACCACAAAAGCCTGGAAAGACTGAAGAAGTCCTGCTCACCCCAGCAGCaggtgctgcagctgctgcggcTGTGGAAGGAGCAAAACAAGGACCAGGACAAATTGTATGGCATTATACAAG GTGTGAACCACTGTGAGAGAAAGGTCTCCCGCTGCAACAATCTAAGAAACCTGACCGTCGATGACCTCATGAAGGTAACCAACAGCCTCCCGGGGATCAGAGTTCAGGAGGTGGATGTGCAGGCCGTTGTCTCTACCTGCCTGCCCAGGCAGTACATCCTGCAGGTTCTCCACCTCTGGAAAGCAGCAAACTACAACCTGGATGTAGCTAAAGGTCTATCTCACAGTCTGAGGGTGCTGCGCAGCCAGGGAGCACCACGCTACCTGCTGAAAGGGCTCAAGAAGATCAGCAGGATCATAGGAACCACCTCGGCACGCAAGATGTATGAGAAGATGTTTGTTAACATGCTTCAGGATGAGTCATGTTTTAAAGCTCATAAGCCATTAAATGAGTAA